The Podospora pseudocomata strain CBS 415.72m chromosome 1 map unlocalized CBS415.72m_1, whole genome shotgun sequence genome has a segment encoding these proteins:
- a CDS encoding uncharacterized protein (EggNog:ENOG503P05Y; COG:S; CAZy:CE3): protein MWPAEAVIGAISTLLSLQADHVALGFISSNSTPWHTSLAKRAAQDFFLRVMPLGASITEGIGSSKGEGYRDLLRAQLRTRGWNVNMVGSKQNGRFEDNDNEGHPGLTINQVRGEFNKTGKALMPNLVLLNAGTNDCIRQIDTNNAGARLKALIDDVFATVPGVTVVVSTLAPSRKNDSCSADLSQQYRDLVTNTYRGNPRIGMADLHAAININDHLHPDGVHPNDAGYAIFASLWMEAIRKLEDQIQPPAAVIDDGPVDVQRPSPPNDKECIRTPGTVVDDTYLHEQVERGVLSSAKIPKRVDGRGATPSQIFFANVVVMNNLFKRGEELDDRIAVYRGGDGSNRYVLSQNRAGGNFETNTMEFSVGIDCDVSKGARVIFADFNNDGLDDFFCVNAKAGVSVSLNRGERPPRFESIGQVVPDREGFTADDVRVAQIDGDGRADYCLIKADSSIDCIRQNGQGEFNGALQLTFDKLSGIDKGRVVLGDINGDFRSDYLRIGENGNILAFINSGMGSNNAPEWRDAGIITQGGLGIMPPELIKFGRVFGSSKLDYIYLDENGGNFEVHAWQNTGKGGKVRVTEDCPP from the exons ATGTGGCCAGCCGAAGCCGTGATAGGGGCTATCAGCACCCTGCTCTCTTTACAAGCCGACCATGTCGCCCTTGGTTTTATTTCAAGTAACAGTACACCATGGCACACCTCTCTAGCCAAAAGAGCAGCACAGGACTTTTTCCTACGAGTGATGCCCCTTGGAGCATCCATAACGGAAGGAATTGGTTCGAGCAAAGGGGAAGGGTATCGCGATCTACTTCGTGCGCAGTTGCGTACACGGGGATGGAACGTTAACATGGTGGGATCAAAACAAAACGGGCGTTTTGAAGACAATGACAATGAAGGGCACCCAGGCTTGACCATCAACCAAGTCCGCGGGGAGTTCAATAAGACTGGCAAGGCGCTGATGCCAAATCTGGTGCTTCTCAACGCTGGGAC GAACGACTGCATCCGCCAAatcgacaccaacaacgCGGGAGCCCGCCTCAAAGCTCTCATCGATGATGTCTTCGCAACCGTTCCAGGGGTAACAGTGGTCGTTTCGACCCTGGCACCATCACGCAAAAACGACAGTTGTTCCGCAGATCTCAGTCAACAATATCGCGACTTGGTGACCAATACCTACAGAGGCAACCCACGTATTGGCATGGCCGACTTGCATGCAGCCATCAACATAAACGACCACCTCCATCCCGACGGGGTACATCCCAACGATGCAGGCTACGCCATCTTTGCTTCCCTCTGGATGGAAGCAATCCGAAAACTCGAAGACCAGATCCAGCCTCCCGCAGCAGTGATCGACGATGGGCCTGTCGATGTCCAGCGGCCATCTCCGCCAAACGATAAGGAATGCATCCGAACCCCAGGGACAGTGGTAGATGACACGTATCTGCACGAGCAAGTGGAAAGGGGCGTCTTGAGCTCGGCGAAAATCCCAAAGCGTGTGGATGGAAGAGGGGCAACTCCCTCACAGATCTTCTTTGCCAATGTTGTCGTCATGAACAACCTCTTCAAGAGGGGCGAGGAGTTGGATGATCGAATTGCGGTCTATCGTGGCGGCGATGGTAGTAACAGATATGTGTTATCTCAAAACAGGGCTGGTGGGAATTTCGAGACAAACACGATGGAGTTCAGTGTGGGAATCGACTGCGATGTATCAAAGGGGGCAAGGGTCATTTTTGCTGATTTT AACAATGATGGTTTGGATGACTTCTTCTGTGTCAATGCCAAGGCGGGCGTTTCGGTCTCCTTGAACCGCGGGGAGAGGCCTCCCAGATTCGAGAGCATCGGGCAGGTGGTGCCGGACCGGGAGGGTTTCACAGCTGATGATGTTCGAGTTGCCC AGATCGACGGTGACGGAAGAGCCGATTACTGCCTCATCAAAGCTGACAGCAGCATTGACTGCATCCGCCAAAATGGACAAGGAGAATTCAACGGAGCCCTGCAGTTGACCTTTGATAAATTGTCCGGCATTGACAAGGGGCGTGTTGTGCTGGGAGACATCAACGGAGA TTTCCGCAGTGATTATCTGAGAATTGGAGAAAACGGCAACATCCTAGCATTCATCAACTCCGGCATGGGCAGCAACAATGCCCCAGAATGGCGAGACGCTGGTATCATAACCCAGGGTGGACTTGGCATCATGCCACCAGAGCTTATCAAATTTGGACGGGTCTTCGGTTCATCAAAACTGGATTACATTTACCTGGACGAGAATGGCGGCAACTTTGAGGTCCATGCCTGGCAAAACACTGGGAAAGGAGGTAAAGTGCGTGTCACAGAGGACTGTCCTCCATGA